DNA from Coffea arabica cultivar ET-39 chromosome 10c, Coffea Arabica ET-39 HiFi, whole genome shotgun sequence:
ATAAAGCTTCAATCAGTTTTCCTGAGGCTTCTTCACATTGATGAGATCTTAACAGATCTAGTAGAGGATCTACAGCACCAGCTTCGACCATGAGTTCAGCACTTGCAGCATCAGTCTTTTCTTGAACAATCAGTGCATCAAGAGCAAGTTTAACTGTGCCCTCTTGTACCGAGTGCAACATTTTCACAAGAACCACCAGTGGAACTTTGAAGTAATAGTCTGGATTACAGCGCAGAACATTAGAGAGAACCAGAGCTGCTGATTCCAGTAATGTGTCAGATGGTTCGGGTTCATCTTGAATAATAACCCTCGCAAGCTCAAAAATACCACCAGCATCAGCAACAGCCTCTGGCCAGCTTAAAGAGATACTTTCCAAGGCCTTTATTGCAGTTTGCTGCAAGCTTAATATTCCGATCCCTGCAAGTTGTACAAGGGGCACAATAGCATTTTTTGTTGTTATATCTTGCTTAAAATGCTCTTGTTCAAGCAGATGGGAGAGCAATTCTGTCCCAAGCTGCTGGATAGCTTGAGATGGGGATTCCAGAAATGTAATCAGAGGCTCGATGATTTGGCTGGGGGTAAGTTTTAAGGTTGCAAGGCTTTGCGGCTTCTCTAATATATTAACCAGTGCTTGCAGCGCACTGTGTTGTCCCCAAAGGTTGAAGTCTGCCCGAAGCAACAACAAGAACAGAGGTTCTACAATTTTTGCGGCAGCTGAGCTTTTTGAAATTGCACTACTATTTGTCAGTATACGGAAAAGTTCTGCTATTGTTGAGCACAGGGTACTAGGTGCAGTAGGGAGTAGCGCAAGACAACTATCAATGATGCCAGCTTTGACCATATCCAACTTGCGAGGAGTTCGGTCTTTCCCCAACTTGATGAGAGTACAAATGCTCGCTTCAATCAGCCGATGGTTTGATCCAGAAATCAAGTGAACGAGAAGATCAACAACATCATAAGCAGATACAAGCTCCACTAGCTGTTCGTCATCCAACAATTTTTCAAAAGCACAAATACCAGCTTCCATAGCTGAATCTGTTCCTGACTCTATCAATGACAAAAGTGGCTTTAAGAATTCAGCTGCTATTTGCATTTCTCTGAATTTTGCATTAGAAAAAAACACAGAGCAGAGTTCTGCAGCATTACTCTTCAATTccaaagaagaagaggaaacaAGAATTTTGTGTAGATTGTCAAGAGGATTTTCTTCAGTTTCGGCACTTAAAACTGCTTTTGAATTATTTCCCGAAGTCAACTTAATCAAAGCACTAAAAGCTGCTTGTTGCTCACTCCCAGATGCAGAACCAAGCATATCCAACAAAGGCTGAAATGCTTGTGAAGCTGTTTCAGAATTTCTGATATGTTCAGCATCAAAAAGTTCATCTAGAGCCCTAGCAGCACTCAGTCTTGCACTTCTTGAACCTAAATGAAGAACAGCAACAAGTTGGTGTGTGCAACTAATAGTTGCTTCATATTGAAGAAGATCGGGGTTGCTGAAGAGTATTCTCAACAATTCAGATATTGTAGCCTCAGTTAGGTCCTGAGGACTCAAAGACAGGTATCTACTCAGGGCATCCAATGCTCCAGCTTCTGCCATAATTAACTTGTTTGCATCATTTCCATCAGCAATTCGAGTCAGGAGCTGAACAGCCACTGGAGGTGCACCAGGCCTATCTGGCATCGGTCTCAAAAGATCTACAAGTAGAGGAATATTCTTACGTGCAGTAGAACCAATTCTTACATCTTCAATCTCGAAAAGGAGTTCAAGAACAACTTCATCAGGATTTCTGACAAGAGAAAATTCATCTGATAATGCAACAAGATTTGGGATATCAGATTCTATATGACCAACTAGGGTTATTAACCCAGCAACTGCACCAGAGTTTGCAACTGCAAGATTTAATCCCTTGTTTCCATGGGAAACAAGACTAGCCATTGCCTGGGCAGCAAAGAATCTGTCGATAACTTCCTCAGACTTCAGTAAAAGTGTAAGCGAGGGGATGAGATGCATGGCTGCTGGGGATAATACAACATTGGCATCCTGGAACAAGATTGCCACAAGCAAGGAACTAATCCATATGCCCTCTGTATCCTGGAATTCTGCCTGAAGtgcacaagcatgcaaaattaCACAAAGAAAGCTCAAACCAGTCACATATATGCCTGATTAAACATGAGGAAAACTACAAGAGAGCAACAGTAGGAAACCTCCAATAAACAATCTTTCCGAATTTAATGTTCATTGTACAAACATTTTGAGGCATCCAATTAAACCAACACAATGGGTGTGTGCTTGAGGAAAAACCAAACCATAGGAACTTTAAAGAAAATATTTAACAGTCAACTGGACCTCAGGCTGAGGTGAAATGGGCTTAAAAAAATGTTCTTTCACTGTATGTGTGTCCATCGAACACCAGTGAAAGCTAGAACTGGAATTGACTCCACGTTTTCTTCATGCATCCGGGTCATGATGTTATCCAAGAAAAGGAACCCAACTCGAATGAAAAATGCATGCAATATTAACTATGAGCTGGGAGTAAGCCTCCACATATAATACTAGATTCACAATTGGAAGAAGGCAATACAAGTGCTCATGGTCATCAAACTTCTAGTCAACCAGAAAGTCATTGGATAAATTAAGGAAATCCATGTCTAGTAAAATGAAGGAttgaataaatgaaaattaataAACCAAGGCTTAAATATGAAATGTGTCTGTTGGCATCTAACTAGATAGTTAAATACTCAGATCTCATTTGATAGGTCTTTAGTTCATGCAATGTATGTGAGCACAATATAAGAACCCTATGGAATAATTGAAACTATCTCACCATACCTGTGAATTACTAATATAAACTGCAAGCTTCTCAGAAAGGACATCAAGTCCCCCAGCCTCAAAAACTGTTAATTTGTTCTTCACATGAAATGAAGATATTATTGCTAGCAACCACAGAGCAATAGTGCCTCCTAAGACAGTTGCTGGATCAGGAATCTCAAATTCGTTTACTTCTCTGAAAGCAGTTCTTTCACTGAAACCTCGGGGTGTTCTAACTTCGATTTCTAGAGAACTGCAACTGGAATTTTGTTTCATCAAATCTACTAGAGAATATATAAGAGCTTTCAAGTATCCATATGCATCAAGTATATCCATTAACTGAACTCTGTGCTCCTTGGCTGCACAAATGAGTAAGGCTGCTCCCCCGACTTTGACTTCAAGACTAGTTGAGTTCATTATTCTGTTTGCCAATGCACTGATAGATTCTAACTGTGTCATCAAGGAATCACTTAGCACTGTTGGTTGATCCCTGCAAAGCCTTGAGAGAATTTCTATCACTTTGTCTTGCACCTGGGGTGGTCCCATAGACAGGCACTTTACCAGTGCCTCCAAAGCTGCAGGAATGTCAGGAAGGGCAGACCACAGTGGATAACTGAAGTTCATACCTTGCTTTGTCCTTGCCAATAGTGAAACAAGATCTAAAGCATCATTTACATCATTCCCATCCATATCCATTTCATTCAAAGCATCAAGAACTGCAAGAACCGCAAACCGACACTGAGCGCTACTAGTTAGTACATCACCTAATGGAAAGTGTTTTAACAATTGATGAAGGGCACGTGAAGCATTTTTCTTCCCATCTGGTGATCCTTCTCCTAAAACTCTTGTCAAAGCTGAAACAACATCTTCTGCCAGTGCCTCAGCTGCTATCTGGGTGTCTGACAACAAATTGGCCAATGCAGCTACTGCAGTCTCTGCAGAATCAATTGACGACGTTTTTGCCATTTTAATCAAAGGTTTGACATCCCCTTCTGCAATATAAGACTTTTGTTTTGAAGAATTAGTCTTTGTGGGGCAAGACAAAGCACCCAAGGCACGAGCTGACTGTGTTGCAATACCATGAGTCTTACTAGTCAAAAGCTTCATGCAATGGTCTATTACTTCATCTGTTGCAAAATTGTCACAAATATCATGACGGGTAGTGAACAAGTCAGCCAGAACAGATGCTGCATGTTCTTGGGTTTTCTCATTTGAGGAATTGAGAGCCTGCACTAGTGATCTCAGCCCCTTATTAGCAGCAGCACCAATTTGCACAAGGTCACTGTGTGAAGCCATGGCAAGCACATGACCCAAAACCTTAATTACGTGGGCCTTTGAGCTTGGCGAGTCACCCAAGAGTAAAACCAGTAATTGGTTGATGATTGATGAATCAGGAACTCGAATAAGCTTTGTCAGGACCTTAGCAGAGGCTTTCTGTCCCTCGGATCCACCATTTTTTAGAAGCCACAGAAATGCTGGTATGGCATCAGCACTTTCAACACAATTAAGAATGTCCTCACTATGACAGCACAAATTCCATAATATATATGCTGCATCTTCCCTAGCCTTCTGAGATCCCATTTCTAACAATTGGACAAGAGGTGGAATGCCACCAGCTGCAGTGATTGCCCATTTGCTGTCATCAACTTGATCAGTCAGGATTCTTAGAAATTCAACTGCATACTCTTGATGCTGTTCACTCGACAGACCCAAGAATGACATCAATAACTGAATTCCTTCTCTCTTTCCAATAGCTTCCCAGATGCCAACATTATCACAGCAGAAGCGTATTAGAGAAAGTATCAGAGACTCTTGTGCATCACCAAAAGCCATCGTTATAAGCCCAATTAGCACCTTCTTTGCCACCGGTTGACTAATTGTTTTTGATAGATGAGAATTTCCATACATGCTAGCCATGGCCTCAAAAAGTCGCTCCTGGACCAGCTTGTTATCACGTGGTTTTAATAGTGTTACTAAGCTGTTCTCAATCTTGGTTGCATCAAATGTTTCCTCCTCAGCATCCTGCTCAAAAACCATGAGAGAATAAGCAAGTGCTCCAATTATATCAGCAACTGGAGCAGCCAAGCGTGGAGACTTCGAGAGCTCTCCAAGATAAAGTATTAGAGCTGACATCCCTCCGCATATATTTGCCAAGGCTTTTGTTGCATGCCGCTGAAGATCCTGTCCTCCCTCTCCTTGCATTCCTTCCTTAGAAGGAGCAACAACAGCCCCAATCAGTACTGGAATTCCCTGAGCCTCGACAATAGATTTCTTAGCACTTGCTGATTTGGAAGAAAGAGCCTCCAGAGCATCAGCTGCATTGGCACGCACAGTAACATCATTTTGTTGATCCAAGAGTTTAAGCAAAGCGTTAACTGCTCCAGAATTAATTACTTTAGGAATGCTATCACTAAAAGCAAGGACTACACGGGCCAAGAGAGAAGCAGCATTAGATTGAGTCACAGTATTGTCTGAAGATAGAAGCCTCACAATGGTGTCCACTCCACCAGCCTCCAGCGTTGCAGTCCAATAACCATCTTTGTCTCCACAAAGATTTCTCAAAGCCCCTGTGACAAAGCCTTCTACCACTTTGTCCTGCTTTCTTTTGGGATTTAGTTGCTCCCATAAAGTGGGCACTACCCCTTCTGTGACAAATATTTTCATGCCAACATGATCATCTGAAAGTCCAACAGCTGAAACAGCATATACTGCCTCTGCAGCTGCCTTCCTTGCTTCAATTGATTCTGACTTTAAAATTGTTAATAAAGGAGGGACACAACCACCTAGGAGTACCTTCACTCGTAAATCTTCATCTCTGCACATCACACTTAAAGTAGCGGCTACGTTAGTTTTTGCCAAAACAGTGCCAGTTCTAAGAAGGGATATAAACAATGGCATTGCTTGGGCGTGAGATCCAATAAGAGCCCGGGCTTCCTTTCTAGCTTTACATATACCAAGCAAGTTGGCTGTAATGAGCTCCTTCTCAGGTGGTGATGACTTGTTTGCATGTAGCTGCTCAATAAATTTAGCCACTCTAGACATTGTCCTTTCTGGATCATCCAATTCTGCAGCTCCATTTGAATCCCTGGGCACAAAGAACAGGTTCATTCATTAGAAtaaagcatgcttatgtgcaaGAGCCTCTAGAAGAACAAGTCTCTAGATCAAAAACACTCAATACGACACAATGTGTTCTTGCTATATTTAATCAAACTGTTACTTAATAGTTACGGTGATAGGAAACTTACAGAACCAGTATAGCTTATAGACTTGCAAAAGAGGAAGATGAGATTAACACAAACTGAGAAGAGTAAAGAGAGTAGCACTGACCTTCTAGAATGACAAGAAGATGAAGCATTTTTAACCCTGGATTTAGGGGATGAAGACTTTGACATTTGCAAGCAGACTCCAGTTTCACCACCCTTCTTGGCCTCCTGAAGTGTGAATAATTCAGCTCTACCCAACATCATATAGACCCCAAAAATAAACGAATGCAATAATTCCACACAGGCAAACAAACCCAAAAATACAATTCCAGAAATTAAATGCCATCATTTATTCATATAAAAGCTGAAATATAGATTACACAGCCTTTATTTTCCAAGAACATAAGAATTTCTcgctttttttttaagaaaaagatgCA
Protein-coding regions in this window:
- the LOC113711797 gene encoding protein CELLULOSE SYNTHASE INTERACTIVE 3 isoform X2, translated to MGATKSQKKAGQSGRRLCHRGFEKSLWRQRWLLDCNAGGWWSGHHSDALEALSSKSASAKKSIVEAQGIPVLIGAVVAPSKEGMQGEGGQDLQRHATKALANICGGMSALILYLGELSKSPRLAAPVADIIGALAYSLMVFEQDAEEETFDATKIENSLVTLLKPRDNKLVQERLFEAMASMYGNSHLSKTISQPVAKKVLIGLITMAFGDAQESLILSLIRFCCDNVGIWEAIGKREGIQLLMSFLGLSSEQHQEYAVEFLRILTDQVDDSKWAITAAGGIPPLVQLLEMGSQKAREDAAYILWNLCCHSEDILNCVESADAIPAFLWLLKNGGSEGQKASAKVLTKLIRVPDSSIINQLLVLLLGDSPSSKAHVIKVLGHVLAMASHSDLVQIGAAANKGLRSLVQALNSSNEKTQEHAASVLADLFTTRHDICDNFATDEVIDHCMKLLTSKTHGIATQSARALGALSCPTKTNSSKQKSYIAEGDVKPLIKMAKTSSIDSAETAVAALANLLSDTQIAAEALAEDVVSALTRVLGEGSPDGKKNASRALHQLLKHFPLGDVLTSSAQCRFAVLAVLDALNEMDMDGNDVNDALDLVSLLARTKQGMNFSYPLWSALPDIPAALEALVKCLSMGPPQVQDKVIEILSRLCRDQPTVLSDSLMTQLESISALANRIMNSTSLEVKVGGAALLICAAKEHRVQLMDILDAYGYLKALIYSLVDLMKQNSSCSSLEIEVRTPRGFSERTAFREVNEFEIPDPATVLGGTIALWLLAIISSFHVKNKLTVFEAGGLDVLSEKLAVYISNSQAEFQDTEGIWISSLLVAILFQDANVVLSPAAMHLIPSLTLLLKSEEVIDRFFAAQAMASLVSHGNKGLNLAVANSGAVAGLITLVGHIESDIPNLVALSDEFSLVRNPDEVVLELLFEIEDVRIGSTARKNIPLLVDLLRPMPDRPGAPPVAVQLLTRIADGNDANKLIMAEAGALDALSRYLSLSPQDLTEATISELLRILFSNPDLLQYEATISCTHQLVAVLHLGSRSARLSAARALDELFDAEHIRNSETASQAFQPLLDMLGSASGSEQQAAFSALIKLTSGNNSKAVLSAETEENPLDNLHKILVSSSSLELKSNAAELCSVFFSNAKFREMQIAAEFLKPLLSLIESGTDSAMEAGICAFEKLLDDEQLVELVSAYDVVDLLVHLISGSNHRLIEASICTLIKLGKDRTPRKLDMVKAGIIDSCLALLPTAPSTLCSTIAELFRILTNSSAISKSSAAAKIVEPLFLLLLRADFNLWGQHSALQALVNILEKPQSLATLKLTPSQIIEPLITFLESPSQAIQQLGTELLSHLLEQEHFKQDITTKNAIVPLVQLAGIGILSLQQTAIKALESISLSWPEAVADAGGIFELARVIIQDEPEPSDTLLESAALVLSNVLRCNPDYYFKVPLVVLVKMLHSVQEGTVKLALDALIVQEKTDAASAELMVEAGAVDPLLDLLRSHQCEEASGKLIEALFNNARVREMKVSKYAIAPLAQYLLDPQTRSQSGRLLAALALGDLSQHEGLARASSSVSACQALISLLEDQPTEEMIMVAICALQNFVMHSRTNRRAVAEAGGILVIQEMLLSANSDIAVQAALLIKFLFSNHTLQEYVSNDLIRSLTAALEKELWASASTNEEVLRTMHVIFTNFPKLHISEAATLSIPHLVAALKSDNEAAQDSALNTLCLLKHSWSTMPIDVSKSQAIIAAEAIPILQSLMKTCPPSFHDRADSLLHRLPGCLTVTINRAKNLKQVMGGTNAFCRLTIGNGPARQTKVVSHNMCPEWKESFTWAFDIPPKGQKLHIICKSKSAFGKTTLGRVTIQIDKVVSEGTYSGEFSLRHDSNKDGSSRTIEIEITWSNRLSDETV
- the LOC113711797 gene encoding protein CELLULOSE SYNTHASE INTERACTIVE 3 isoform X1; its protein translation is MSKSSSPKSRVKNASSSCHSRRDSNGAAELDDPERTMSRVAKFIEQLHANKSSPPEKELITANLLGICKARKEARALIGSHAQAMPLFISLLRTGTVLAKTNVAATLSVMCRDEDLRVKVLLGGCVPPLLTILKSESIEARKAAAEAVYAVSAVGLSDDHVGMKIFVTEGVVPTLWEQLNPKRKQDKVVEGFVTGALRNLCGDKDGYWTATLEAGGVDTIVRLLSSDNTVTQSNAASLLARVVLAFSDSIPKVINSGAVNALLKLLDQQNDVTVRANAADALEALSSKSASAKKSIVEAQGIPVLIGAVVAPSKEGMQGEGGQDLQRHATKALANICGGMSALILYLGELSKSPRLAAPVADIIGALAYSLMVFEQDAEEETFDATKIENSLVTLLKPRDNKLVQERLFEAMASMYGNSHLSKTISQPVAKKVLIGLITMAFGDAQESLILSLIRFCCDNVGIWEAIGKREGIQLLMSFLGLSSEQHQEYAVEFLRILTDQVDDSKWAITAAGGIPPLVQLLEMGSQKAREDAAYILWNLCCHSEDILNCVESADAIPAFLWLLKNGGSEGQKASAKVLTKLIRVPDSSIINQLLVLLLGDSPSSKAHVIKVLGHVLAMASHSDLVQIGAAANKGLRSLVQALNSSNEKTQEHAASVLADLFTTRHDICDNFATDEVIDHCMKLLTSKTHGIATQSARALGALSCPTKTNSSKQKSYIAEGDVKPLIKMAKTSSIDSAETAVAALANLLSDTQIAAEALAEDVVSALTRVLGEGSPDGKKNASRALHQLLKHFPLGDVLTSSAQCRFAVLAVLDALNEMDMDGNDVNDALDLVSLLARTKQGMNFSYPLWSALPDIPAALEALVKCLSMGPPQVQDKVIEILSRLCRDQPTVLSDSLMTQLESISALANRIMNSTSLEVKVGGAALLICAAKEHRVQLMDILDAYGYLKALIYSLVDLMKQNSSCSSLEIEVRTPRGFSERTAFREVNEFEIPDPATVLGGTIALWLLAIISSFHVKNKLTVFEAGGLDVLSEKLAVYISNSQAEFQDTEGIWISSLLVAILFQDANVVLSPAAMHLIPSLTLLLKSEEVIDRFFAAQAMASLVSHGNKGLNLAVANSGAVAGLITLVGHIESDIPNLVALSDEFSLVRNPDEVVLELLFEIEDVRIGSTARKNIPLLVDLLRPMPDRPGAPPVAVQLLTRIADGNDANKLIMAEAGALDALSRYLSLSPQDLTEATISELLRILFSNPDLLQYEATISCTHQLVAVLHLGSRSARLSAARALDELFDAEHIRNSETASQAFQPLLDMLGSASGSEQQAAFSALIKLTSGNNSKAVLSAETEENPLDNLHKILVSSSSLELKSNAAELCSVFFSNAKFREMQIAAEFLKPLLSLIESGTDSAMEAGICAFEKLLDDEQLVELVSAYDVVDLLVHLISGSNHRLIEASICTLIKLGKDRTPRKLDMVKAGIIDSCLALLPTAPSTLCSTIAELFRILTNSSAISKSSAAAKIVEPLFLLLLRADFNLWGQHSALQALVNILEKPQSLATLKLTPSQIIEPLITFLESPSQAIQQLGTELLSHLLEQEHFKQDITTKNAIVPLVQLAGIGILSLQQTAIKALESISLSWPEAVADAGGIFELARVIIQDEPEPSDTLLESAALVLSNVLRCNPDYYFKVPLVVLVKMLHSVQEGTVKLALDALIVQEKTDAASAELMVEAGAVDPLLDLLRSHQCEEASGKLIEALFNNARVREMKVSKYAIAPLAQYLLDPQTRSQSGRLLAALALGDLSQHEGLARASSSVSACQALISLLEDQPTEEMIMVAICALQNFVMHSRTNRRAVAEAGGILVIQEMLLSANSDIAVQAALLIKFLFSNHTLQEYVSNDLIRSLTAALEKELWASASTNEEVLRTMHVIFTNFPKLHISEAATLSIPHLVAALKSDNEAAQDSALNTLCLLKHSWSTMPIDVSKSQAIIAAEAIPILQSLMKTCPPSFHDRADSLLHRLPGCLTVTINRAKNLKQVMGGTNAFCRLTIGNGPARQTKVVSHNMCPEWKESFTWAFDIPPKGQKLHIICKSKSAFGKTTLGRVTIQIDKVVSEGTYSGEFSLRHDSNKDGSSRTIEIEITWSNRLSDETV